A part of Candidatus Saccharibacteria bacterium genomic DNA contains:
- a CDS encoding superoxide dismutase has translation MYSLPDLPYEYTALEPAISSEIMRLHHAKHHQTYVDKLNAALDQEPDLQHIPLVELLANIGSLPESVRVVIRNHGGGHYNHSLFWQCMAPGAGGEPGGVLAEVITEKWGSFDAFKQEFTAKATGLFGSGWVWLTRDLEIMAMPNQDTPMMEGKGEPLMGLDVWEHAYYLDYKNKRDDYINRWWEVVNWEFVAERYDPIAGINEKR, from the coding sequence ATGTACAGTCTTCCCGATTTACCCTATGAGTACACGGCACTTGAACCGGCTATAAGTAGCGAGATAATGCGACTTCACCATGCTAAACACCACCAGACGTATGTCGATAAGTTGAATGCTGCGCTCGATCAAGAACCTGATTTGCAGCATATTCCTCTAGTAGAACTTCTTGCAAATATTGGATCGCTACCTGAGTCTGTCAGAGTAGTGATACGCAACCACGGAGGTGGCCACTATAACCATAGTTTATTCTGGCAATGTATGGCACCAGGCGCAGGTGGCGAACCGGGGGGTGTGCTTGCAGAGGTAATTACTGAGAAGTGGGGAAGCTTCGATGCCTTTAAACAAGAATTTACTGCTAAAGCAACCGGCCTTTTTGGTAGTGGTTGGGTGTGGCTAACACGTGATCTTGAAATTATGGCTATGCCCAACCAAGATACGCCCATGATGGAAGGCAAGGGCGAGCCGCTCATGGGGCTTGATGTATGGGAGCATGCTTATTATTTGGACTACAAGAACAAGCGTGACGACTATATCAACCGCTGGTGGGAAGTGGTGAATTGGGAGTTTGTTGCGGAGCGGTACGATCCAATCGCCGGAATTAATGAAAAAAGATAA
- a CDS encoding SurA N-terminal domain-containing protein, with amino-acid sequence MKKLSIKTLRRKHDDTGPSRITNETVAEHREKILAGGRKFKYPIQYTRHKLVINALLVIVGAAIVLALVGWWQLYIMQNSTTFMYRVTRILPVPVAVVNGEQVRFSDYLVQYRGSEYYLSKYDEIKASSADGQRQLSYIKRESLNKAIAYAYAKQIARDKKISVSEKDIDQVVDQQRNTTNGRISQETYDASSQMIYGWSPSDYRLAIEQGIIRTRVAFAVDEDAKKQADAAAPLVVSTGADFAKVADQIGALPGAKVVVGQTGLISNTGVSGGLQVSEVYKLDKGQVSGLMKSSTDDGYYFVKVLEKNDTQVSFSYLHIPLATFTKNLENLKKADKITEYISIEEKK; translated from the coding sequence ATGAAGAAACTATCGATTAAAACACTTCGCCGCAAACATGATGACACGGGTCCATCTCGTATTACGAATGAGACGGTGGCAGAGCATCGCGAAAAGATCCTTGCGGGGGGTAGGAAATTCAAATATCCAATCCAGTACACTCGTCACAAGCTTGTCATCAATGCGCTACTCGTGATTGTTGGTGCTGCAATAGTTCTTGCCCTCGTCGGCTGGTGGCAGCTCTATATTATGCAAAATTCAACCACGTTCATGTACCGTGTCACTCGCATTCTCCCTGTACCGGTTGCTGTCGTCAATGGTGAACAAGTACGGTTTAGTGACTATCTCGTACAATATAGGGGTTCAGAATACTATCTTAGTAAATACGACGAAATTAAAGCTTCTTCGGCCGATGGACAGCGTCAGTTGTCGTACATTAAGCGTGAATCCTTGAATAAAGCCATTGCTTATGCCTATGCGAAGCAAATTGCACGTGATAAGAAGATATCGGTGAGCGAAAAAGATATCGATCAAGTTGTTGACCAACAGCGCAATACCACAAATGGCCGAATATCACAGGAAACGTACGATGCGTCGTCGCAAATGATTTATGGCTGGTCTCCATCTGACTACCGACTGGCAATCGAGCAGGGAATTATTCGGACACGCGTGGCATTTGCGGTCGACGAAGACGCTAAAAAACAAGCTGATGCCGCGGCGCCGCTGGTAGTAAGCACTGGTGCAGATTTTGCCAAAGTTGCCGATCAGATTGGTGCCCTACCCGGCGCAAAAGTGGTTGTCGGCCAGACTGGGCTTATTAGCAATACGGGGGTTTCAGGGGGGCTGCAGGTCTCTGAAGTTTATAAATTGGACAAAGGTCAAGTTTCTGGTCTCATGAAAAGCAGCACCGATGACGGGTATTATTTTGTGAAAGTACTCGAAAAGAATGATACTCAGGTTAGTTTTTCCTACCTTCATATCCCACTCGCAACGTTCACCAAAAACCTTGAGAATCTGAAAAAAGCTGACAAAATTACTGAATACATTAGTATCGAAGAGAAAAAGTAA